The genomic region ACACTTTTTGCTTTGTTCAATGTGGAATTTTATAGTTCTCCGAcacaacttattttatttaacttcaTTGTATCTTTACATGTTTCAAagttgttttaataaaatagatTCTGGAAATGGTTTGTCCATGTAAAATACTAAGTTAACATGGCCCTACCAGATCTTCATAAGTTTAGTCAACTAGGCGTGTTAGCCCCTTATAAATTcctccttttcttttcctttttttaataattagttCACATTTGCATTGGCAAATGATTACCATGTTTGGTTCACTATGAATATTCAATTTTCTCTGGCAGGCTGAAGTGTGATTTGCTTTTCTCTCCATTTTATTCCACacagaaaatgagagaaaatattTCAGAATCATGGCTAGTTATGATCACTGTGATATTGGCCACAGCAATATTTGCAAAACTATTTCAATTCAAGTTAAGGAAGGAAGATAAAAGCAAATGCAGATTACCACCAGGAAGGAGAGGCTGGCCTTTGATTGGTGACAGCATCAATTGGTACAATGCTGTTGCAAGTtctcatcctcctcagtttgtTGAAGAAATGGTGAAAAGGTATAATTACTACCAATTTGCCACAACAGAATAAGTGCTACATATTCTAGCTTTTGAAATAGTTGAGATTGGTTGATTTGGAATCTAAGTTACTAGTcagataataaattattgaaagGTTGAATTCTCAATTTATAAGAGCTGATTAATCTAATCATAGGCCtcgtgttttatttattttatttagcagCAAAAGAGATTTTATTTAACAGAAGTCTTGGATAGGCCACAAGCCGTGATCActaatttttatcaatatcagCACAGACCCTGATTTAATTCCCTGTAAACTTGAAAAAATGAAGATAGCAGCAGCTGATTCATCAATCCTCGAAAACCAACCCCtacatatttataattgaataaatacAACAGCTAACTACTATAAAGACATTAGCTGTTATTCCCTTCTGCAACCACATCTATTCCCCGAGCACATATTGAGCCAAACTGAAACAGATATGTATTCCAGGAGGATATATTTCAGAACTTCTTAATTCCTCTAGCCAAACTGAAACATCAGATCTGCACTTAGCGTCACATTTTTCCTTAAAATTCATAATGTTCATATTGCTCCCATACAAGCTGTTGGATTTAACAGCCAGTCTGATAAAGACTAGCAGAAACCTTTATGCCTCCCTCTTAACCATTTCCAAGAATGAATTTTAGCTTCCTCCAATATTTCTTGAATCTGAACTTCTTGTTGTCTAAAGCCAATCATAGGCCTTATgaaaggacaaaacttagatgcaattctttttgtaattttaatgttgttttctAATTAGAATTGAAGTTTTTATCTTGGTAATGAAGGTTTACATTAAATGTCAATATAGGTGGTGAAACTCTAATTCTAATCGGAGAACCACACCTAAAGCAGCTAAGTACTAAGTTTTGTCCCTTATGAAAAATGCTCTGAAGAGGGTCATTCTTTAGAATTCACTTTATTTGGAAACTAAGCTGCTTCTAAGAGAGTAATTTGAAAGAGCTTCAAAATCCAGTAACATGGTTTGTGAAAACCAATCTAATAAATGAAATCTTCATTTGGCACAGGTATGGTAAGATATTTTCTTGCAGCCTATTTGGAAAATGGGCAGTGGTGTCTGCAGATCCAAGCTTCAACCGGTTTGTGATGCAAAACGAAGGCAAATTATTTAAGTCAAGTTACCCAAAATCTTTCAGAGATTTGGTTGGTAAAAATGGTGTGATCACAGTGCAAGGAGAGCAACAAAGGAAGCTACATGGAATTGCCTCCAACATGATGCGCCTAGAGAAGCTTAAGTTCCATTTCTTGAATGATGTACAAAAGGTCATGCTCCAAACTTTGAGCAATTTTAACAACAACCAAGTCATTCTTCTCCAGGATGTTTGTAGGAAGGTAAATAATTTCAACTAATGATGTGTTTGTGTATGTAAGGTTACCACTAATATTTAATGCCAGTGACTCATTTTCGATTAATATTTACATGATTTACTTCAGGTTGCTATACATTTAATGGTTAATCAACTTTTGGGGGTTTCAAGTGAGTCTCAAGTTAATGAAATGGCTCAGCTGTTTTCTGGCTTTGTTGATGGTTGTTTATCCATTCCCATCAACATCCCTGGCTATGCATACCACACTGCTATGAAGGTACAATGAGaacttttttaaaagcataCAGACATAAATACAAAAACaactatttgattttttaaactatagcttaaagaaataaatttgttattcTCATGATCACCTCCTTCGATGagtaaactaaaaaaacatcttAAATGGAGTAATGAAACTTGAAATACTCAATTTTAACTTCTCATAGTTacgttaatattcaaatttatcACAGGGCACCCTTATGTCCCTTTAAAGATTGTTATTAGGCCATTAATCTAGTAATGAAATTACTTTAACAAAATATGATTCTAAAAATAATCTTACTAGATGGGATTAAAATGTCAAATGGTACTGAAAATCACATTCTATGAATATCAGGCCAGGGAGAAAATCATAAGCAAGATAAACAGGACCATAGAGGTACACAGACAAAATGGTGCTTCTATTGAAGGTAATGGTGTACTTGGAAGATTATTAGAGGAAGAAAGCTTGCCTGATGATGCTGTTGCAGACTTCATTATCAATCTTCTCTTTGCGGGAAATGAAACAACCACCAAAACAATGCTCTTTGCAGTCTATTTCCTTACTCAATGTCCTAGAGCCATGAAGCAACTGCTGGTATATATAATAACTACTCCTGAAATTTTTTCCCTATATGTTTATTTGGTACATAAAACATTATCTTAGGGGATTTCTCTGATATTTaaactgaaaaatatttttttattaatttttctcatGGACAGGATGAACATGATTCTCTGAGGAGTAATTCTGGAGATAAATTTCTTACATGGCAGGATTATAAAGCAATGTCATTCACTCAATGTGTAAGTGATTAAATTTTCACTCTAAATTACTAAGATAAGTGAGGAATTGAAGTATTTTGCAACACAACAATTAAAAGGCTGACATGAGAAGAAATTACTAAGTTCTCAATAGGGTTCACTCTTTAGGATTTTTGTATTATATCTTAAGTATTTTCTTGTGACTGATATTAGTTAAACTCGTAGTCTATATATTCATTATTCAATAATAGAAAATAGTGTgttaacgtttgtttttgtcttCCACTAACAGGTTATTGATGAAACACTAAGACTTGGGGGTATTGCAATTTGGTTAATGAGAGAAGCAAAAGAAGACGTTCAGTACCAAGGTATAAAATTGAGTGTAAACGATATGCAAAGTTCGtctaaaagagtttttcttttacatttacatCCTAAGATATATtgaaacttaattatttattagttattactaTTGATTCATTCTACTGTTGCAACCACGGTATGTGGTTATGTGCATATGTAGAAGTTTTACAATAGTCTACTAACTATAACTTATCTGCATTTGAGTAGATTTTGTTATTCCCAAAGGGTGCTTTGTGGTTCCATTTCTTTCAGCAGTCCATTTAGATGAGAATGTATACAGTGGAGCTCTAAATTTTAATCCTTGGAGATGGATGGAACCTGAGAACGAGGTTAGTCCACATACCATTTTGGTGCATactatatgtaattttttgtactttaatttcttttctttcttaattcctATCCTCTCAATGCAGGAAAAGAGAAATTGGAGAACTAGtccattctatgcaccctttgGAGGAGGTGCTAGATTCTGTCCAGGAACAGAGTTGGCTCGCCTCCAAAttgctttttttcttcattactTCGTAACTACCTATAGGTAATGCCCCTCTTTCTCTCTGGTATTTGAGAATGAGAAATGCCTCctctttattctttattcttgatgTCATGTGTCCTACTTCTTATCTATTGTGTATTTGGTTCAACTTTGAAAtgcattttataacttttatgattttgtttgattttacaTGAAAAATTGAGAATACGTTTGTTAATAACatcaatccaaacacactcttaatctcattataatttttaataaagtttaatCACTAgtgaaaaatatgttaaaagtatataataatttgtgtttAAAACACTTCTCATTTCCAAGAATGTTAGTAGCATTCTCTTTCAcatacttttttaaattatttttattatttgttgaaaGATAAATGTTACCAACACACTTTTTATAATCCTCTTTCCTATACAATACTTTTTCTATTAGCTAAAATTTATGTGTATCTTACTAAACATGCAAGTCTCATCTTTTATTTTGTGGGATCTATTTTTAAACTAGCAGGACTTACAtaattttcaactaataaaaaaaatatgctgAAAGTTAGTAACTATGTTGTTAACACTCATCTTAACTGATATTCATAAAGTTCCACTAGAAAATGTGGGTTTATGAATTCTACatgaattttatataatagTAATCATAACTTTTTGTTAAAGCATGAACTAACAAATCTAACCATAGCTGATTCGTTGAATGTTTTCATTAACAGATGGACACAAATCAAGGAAGATAGGATGTCCTTCTTTCCCTCTGCTCGATTGGTGAATGGTTTTGAAATTCGTCTGACGAGAAGACATGATAATGAAACAGATTAAAAGATGGCACCATCTTCACTTCAGAATCCACCTAGTTCTCTACTATTTTTCAGTAATTGTTTTCTCTGGCCACTGTTTTTGCTGAGTACTCTCTCAGTTCTCCCAACAACATGTGTTTCAGAGTTTAAATTCTGTTGTCACTTGCCATGTATAAATTTAtgtatattgtatttttatattgtaataTGTATATTACTTATAAAAGGGTGTATAGTATACAACAGTTCAGTCTAGGGGtgcttcttctttcttcattttttccatAGTCCATTGTGCAGACAAATTtgcttttattatatttttttcaagtaaTACATTAACTTAGTCCTTGAAGGTACAAATACTGATTAATTCAATTCCTACAAATATGAAATATcgttttagtttctaaaattattactaaaactttgttatttagtttttttttatatttattactttatataaaaaaatattattctttgaTAACACTGTAAAGTAATATATTatgattagataataatattagtaaaaaaagatttgataatactattttttttaaatattagatgaaaatattacattctcaatatatttaaattaaatttatttcaagttaACATGAAAGGATCATATTACATGTTTAGCtacataaaaatatcataataaagttaattaagtttttaatttcttgacttttttaattcaaaatttcagtccctattttttttgacattttttaatctttcaataGTTAtccatcaatatttttaattcatttgttaattttagtccttcctttattttatatttgagattaattttgagttatataaaaaaatgaaggagtaaaaaaagaaaaatgaaatttagaaagacaaaaaatactgaaaaaaataatagagaactaaaagttataaaaaaaattaaaaactaaaaattaatatatgaagATATTGAAGAACTAGAAACTTAAATAACCTAAAATATACATGTTTATTCTGTCCTTGTTAATCCTGAACTGTtcgttttctatatttttttaacctaaCTTCGATTAATCAACTCCTTTAAATTTacctctaaatttttttttaaaaaaaattatagtttttagTTTTCACTACTTTGTCGTGAGATGAAAGTACTATAAAAGAAGACAGTTATGTTCTAGAAGCGTCCTATATCTTCCCATTCAATTTGAGGATCTCTCGCTCGCAGCAGCGAGGAATCAAATCGAAAATTCAGACTCTCACTCTTCTCCCGTCAGCTTCCACTCATAGTAGACAAAATTCTACATAGACAGAGAGAAAACTGTTGAAGATGGCAGGAAGAGAAGTTCGTGAATACACCAACCTCAGCGACCCCAAAGGTATTCATTCCattcctaatttttttcttcaagtttttcaattggtcgttgttgttgtttaaaGTTTTCATTTTCCGTGGATTTTGATTACTGGGTATGTGTCAATTTCGCAGATAAGAAATGGGGTAAGGGAAAAGATAAGATTGACGATGAAGACATTACTTTCCAACGCATGGTTGCAAAGGTTAGCGCATTGGTTCACCATCCGTTCTGTTTTTATATGTGTGGacgttaatattaatataatatgtacttTGGTACCCCTTTGCAAGTATACTTTATTTTGCTGTTCAAACTAATCTAATATATGATCCTTTGTGTAACTAATCCTTATAATTAAgggtttttaatttgtaatgttTGATGGTATTTTGGAATTAGCTTTCATGCATTTGCGATATGCCCAAAATACAGTTTCTGTGATTATTTATGAGACTATTCTTTGATTGTTGTATGGACTTTGGGATGGCTACTTTAGAATAAGCTTTTTAGCTGTGGTGCACGATATGGTTACTAGCATTGGTATGGTACGGGTACTAGGATTTGACCAAATTTCTACATCAATGGTACGGATATGGGATGGTATATCGTTTAGAGAATTCTATAAGTAtaagaaaaaagtattaaaaggCTAATGTAAATACAATTTGCATAATGTCCTGACTAAGATAAGcagaaaaatcaaacattgAACAAATTTTGAATGAAGTAGCAGTTTGCTTCATTTCTAGTAATGGACAGAACAACTCAGCAAGAAACTTGGTGTTATGGATGGACTGATTTGTACCTAAGTGAGGAATCTGTATTGGGCACGTAATAGTATAGTTTTGTAGGTGGCTTCTTTGAACTTCACCATCCCTGATTAATAAGTGTTGCAAAGCAGAATTTTGTAATTCTTCTGTGTTGGTTTTCTCTCTTGGTTATGTACTGCCTGTTTTTGctgttttcaactttcaagcaaTTTTTTGTGCAATTTGAGGGATTTTGCTGATAACATGCCCCGGCAGGGATATTGGCTTCCTGTATTGGGTGGCTGATGCAAGCAGATGCAAGAGGTTGCTGGGGAGCGCGGAGGTTACCTTCATGGACGAGGCGGTACAGCTCTTTTTCCCCTGCTTTTGTGTGTCTGTGTTGCTTGCACTTCCCGCTTCACATGCTTCTTTAGTTTACTTCTTCCCTTGTTAAAGTTTAAATATGCAGCCTTGGACAGTGATGATCTACTTTATCTCAAGGAGCAAATGGAAGCCGAGGAGGATGCAGAGCGCCTCCTGCGTCGCACTGAAAAACGGGCATTTGCTGCATTTAAGATATCCTTTTGTGGTCATTGCGACACATAACAATCCAtgttttcttcttcatcttggGTTGATTTGATACTGATTTTTATGTCCTACTACTACAAGTATCTTGTGTCACTCTTGCACGTATTGTTCTTAATGTTTGATCAGAGTCATCTTATTTTCTTAATGATGCTTGAAACTGTAAATCAGTAACTGGATCTGACTGTGAACTGGTAATGGGATATgtttaaggttttgggtgggttGAACCAGatgattttgaaaaaactgACAAATACTATGATTAGTATACATGAGGGCAAGCCTTGGCATAGCGGTAAAGTTGCACCTTGGTGATCGGTTGGTCATGGGTTTGAATCCGGAAACAATCTCTTTGCATTTGCAAGGGTAAGCTGCGTACAATGACCCTCCTCCATACCTTCACATAGTGACTAGCCCTTTGGCACCAGGGTATGTTAGCTTTTACAGTATGATAGTAtatgaaaagtataaaatgtaTATGTTAAGTATATAAGTAGAAGTATgagataatatatttaaaaaatctataataaTAGAAGCAATTTATGACAAATCAatgattacaaaattacaataaataaatgttactctgtataaatatttaatatgtgCTATAATAAACAGATTTCTATGAGTAAAATTATTCCTTGAACACATTTGGGTATAAAAGTATCCAagttttattccttttttaaaaatctcaaattattttcatgtattaaacatatataatatataattaatataacggTTTACTTGTACTTCTAACAGCTGACCTCTAGCTTGGTGGTACGATGCTAGATGCATTAATTGTGAGGCACTGAGTTTGAATCCCTATCTGCATGTTTTTAGCTGTGGGCCCATTAAGCTTGCATTGATTCAACTGGTCAAACCCTGGCTGGTTCACATGTCAGTCCACAGGGTTAGATCGGTTCACAGCCAGTTTAGCATGTTCAGGGCTGGCTTTTAATGCTATTCAGGCTTGATTGGACTGTCCACTAGGCTGGTTCATGGTCAATCCAATCAAACTAGCCATTCTGGttcagttttaaaaattatgctgTGAATCTCGCATCCTACATTTGGTGAAGAAATTATGTAGGATTAGGAGTAGGATCTTTCTTTTAGCATGACTGAAGTATATACTTCAAGCTGTATGAGATATTGTTTTTAGTCTGGCAATttgattcaataaatttaaacagGTGTTACATTTTGAATATGGTTGTCTGATCCTAATAACATGTACtgaattgatttatccaaatGCAATCTAGGAATTTTTAACTTATTCATTTGCCCCTTTTCATAGTTTGTGAAAGCTATGTTAAATGTAGTGGTAAAGTTTTTCTGATACAATTGCTTGTGCTTAAGTTGTATATATTCTTCTGTTTCCCCTTGACCAATGAATACAGAGCTGCAAGTTTAGCAGATTCTTCACCCACGTCAGTACCTCTGGCATTTCGGGTTGAGCCGAAACCCAAAAGTGGGATCAGGTAAATCTTCCAATCCCTCTTATCCCTCTATGCAATATGCATTTCCTTGTCTTTTTCTGGCTTCAGTGTTGCTGAtagtatttttgtatttttgttataGGCAGCAAGATCTGCTGAAGAAAGTCGTTGAGATTAAACCTAAGCGGCCAAGATGTGATAGCAATCAGTCAACCCCTGCTAGTAATGCTCCTGTTACAAATCGTAAGCCTGATCACGATTCTTCAAAAGAGAAGGAGCAGTCTTTACCAGGAACAAAGAAAGTGGAGGAACAATCTTTGTCTGGATCAAAGAAAGCAAAGGAACATGCTTCATTAGGGTCACAAGAAGCCGAAGCTAAGCCTAAGGTTGAAAGCTCTGGTGGGGGATTACTGGGCCTGGCATATGATAGTTCTGATGATGAATGACTGGCAATTGCAGTTTGATGGCAGATCAGTGCTTTCCATCATTGTCTTTGTAGGTTGTAGTTTTAGTACAGAATGCTTGATTTAATCAGAGAAAGTATTAAAAATTGTAGTGTTTAGGTATAAAAAGTTCCTTGTATGAAGGGtgggaaaagaaaatgaagtatTAGCCCATTACTATACAACTAGATCCAAGATACAGTTTTGTATGCGATCATCGAATTTTAATGTGCCAGTTTTGTTAATTCTTGAAGTATGTTGGGGGTTCATGGAGGACTTACATATTCGGAACCCATATATATTATGGTCGTGGCTTGTAGCATAGATAACTTGAtgcaaaatttaacattaacATTGACAAACGCGAGTACGTAGTTTCCTACGGCCAAAATATCAGTTATGATTTCCAAGATTTTTAAGTTCtatttttgttgtcatcattgaatgataataataaataaacctgCATCCTAGCCTCGGAAATTACAGTTGAGTCAAATTCAGTATGGAACAACTTTATTCCCAAACTCTTCACAATAAAAATGATCACACTTGAGTTTCtttgtgatatttgttacctctTCGACCTATCTCTTGGCTAGCGTGCCTTATTATGTGTTTCCACCTCATCCTTGGTTTTGTGATATGAAGTTGATTGAAATTGTTGTCATGCCTTATTCTGGTCCAGTGttttacaaaacaaaaccaaGGTGGTTACGAAAGAGGCAGGGAAAACTATATATACAATCCCAAAAAATTTCGCTAACGCCAAAAATTTCTGGTTTAAGTGAATTTCTGATCTGCAGTTTCTTCAAAAGGCAATTTCACTTCAGTCCAAATTTTCTTGCTTAAGTGAATTTTGCTACGATTTTTCACTTCAAGTTTTATCATTTCTCTCTTCAAGTTGTCTTTAAATCCAATTCAAACTCCTACAAAAATAATTCATCAATAAACAAGTGTAACCTATCAAAATGATGAACTAAAGTGTAAAATTACATAttcacaaatttataatttaaaagacCCAAACAAAATCCTAAATAATAGATATGATGAGATAATTGTCTAAATTTAGATATGTCAAATAAGTTCTTAGGTCAATTATCATTAGATATCCAACGGATacaataatagaaattaaagggGTTACATGTGCATGTATGAGGGTGGAAGAAAATCGTTTAGGGTGGAATGGAATTTTCTTAAAGTACCGATATGAGAACCATTATTATAACGTTGTACCTTAAAACTCatatatcaataataaatttttattagttcaccatttaaaattttgtacaccggtaatatataaaaaatttaactgttgaattatttaaaaaaagagatGAACGATGTGTAATACAATTAGGAAAGGGCAATTACTTACAAGTTACAGGTCTTAAATAGCTCTTTCCTAAATAAATTCTCGCTCACATGAAGGAGAAAAGG from Glycine soja cultivar W05 chromosome 16, ASM419377v2, whole genome shotgun sequence harbors:
- the LOC114390281 gene encoding abietadienol/abietadienal oxidase-like; protein product: MRENISESWLVMITVILATAIFAKLFQFKLRKEDKSKCRLPPGRRGWPLIGDSINWYNAVASSHPPQFVEEMVKRYGKIFSCSLFGKWAVVSADPSFNRFVMQNEGKLFKSSYPKSFRDLVGKNGVITVQGEQQRKLHGIASNMMRLEKLKFHFLNDVQKVMLQTLSNFNNNQVILLQDVCRKVAIHLMVNQLLGVSSESQVNEMAQLFSGFVDGCLSIPINIPGYAYHTAMKAREKIISKINRTIEVHRQNGASIEGNGVLGRLLEEESLPDDAVADFIINLLFAGNETTTKTMLFAVYFLTQCPRAMKQLLDEHDSLRSNSGDKFLTWQDYKAMSFTQCVIDETLRLGGIAIWLMREAKEDVQYQDFVIPKGCFVVPFLSAVHLDENVYSGALNFNPWRWMEPENEEKRNWRTSPFYAPFGGGARFCPGTELARLQIAFFLHYFVTTYRWTQIKEDRMSFFPSARLVNGFEIRLTRRHDNETD
- the LOC114391275 gene encoding uncharacterized protein LOC114391275 isoform X1: MAGREVREYTNLSDPKDKKWGKGKDKIDDEDITFQRMVAKMQEVAGERGGYLHGRGALDSDDLLYLKEQMEAEEDAERLLRRTEKRAFAAFKRAASLADSSPTSVPLAFRVEPKPKSGIRQQDLLKKVVEIKPKRPRCDSNQSTPASNAPVTNRKPDHDSSKEKEQSLPGTKKVEEQSLSGSKKAKEHASLGSQEAEAKPKVESSGGGLLGLAYDSSDDE
- the LOC114391275 gene encoding uncharacterized protein LOC114391275 isoform X2; this encodes MQEVAGERGGYLHGRGALDSDDLLYLKEQMEAEEDAERLLRRTEKRAFAAFKRAASLADSSPTSVPLAFRVEPKPKSGIRQQDLLKKVVEIKPKRPRCDSNQSTPASNAPVTNRKPDHDSSKEKEQSLPGTKKVEEQSLSGSKKAKEHASLGSQEAEAKPKVESSGGGLLGLAYDSSDDE